From the genome of Syngnathoides biaculeatus isolate LvHL_M chromosome 4, ASM1980259v1, whole genome shotgun sequence:
CTCGGCAAAGCAAGCGGGCCTACTGCGAGGCTCATAAACTCACGGGAGTGGAAAGGTTATGCTAATACTATGCAAAaacgcagccccccccccaccccccttgacTGTTCGCATCACAACAAACACCCACTGAATAAACAACAGCAACACTTATTGGAGCATGAGGAACGTTTGGGTTTGTAGCGCCGGAGGGAAGCAAATACAATCATACGCAAGCAAATTTCGTCTCAACGCGACGTAAAACGGAGAGCAAAACAATAATCAATAAGTCGTCCACGGGGACGACGTGTTACACTGCTGCAAGGCAGACAAGaacctgtgaaaaaaaatgaaaaaaaattcaccgcCAGATTTGTTCCAGTACTGTGCCCACCGAAATAACCGCGAAGCTGTTGACAGCAAACATcacagtggcaaaaaaaaaaaaagaggtactCCATGGGGTGGGGTGTGAAGACTTGATGCCCTGCAACGTGAAAGCAAAAGCGACACCCCCCAGTCCGCATCGTGCATCGGTGTGCATTTGCGGCGCTTTAAAGCTGAAACAAAAAGACGACTGACCTTTTGGATTTTACATCCACGAGGTGTGAAACCGCAAGGGTGAGAGTTATTGTTTTAATTGCGGTTTGGTCATTTATCGCGCGAAAGATTCCGAACTTTCGGTTGCTAAAAGTGCCTTTTAGCATCTGAAGAACTTATCCGgggtgaaggcttgcatgtggcGCACCCCGTGCTTCTActtcaagtagacttgactattgtaatggtcttctgactgaaaAGAGCATTAAACGGCTGCAGCTCTCAtcctgaccagaacaaagaccTCAGACCACATAACtgcaattctaaagtccttacactggcttccagtcagctttaggaTAGATTTAGTAACAGAAAAGCGGAAATAAAATGGATTCTCTTTCCGTTAGTGACACAGAATAGTTGACAGCTTAGCTTACCTTCGCAAGAACAGGATTAAGTTTGCCTAATATTAGCCTTGATGCTAATAACCGGCTAGCAGTTCCCGTCATGAAGGAATCCAACATTTCTGACGTTTAATATTAGATCACTGCAATAATTGATCAAAggccaatttttttattttatgaataccACTTGAGAATTCTTTAAAACGTTTACATAAAAAATGCTATATTAAAGCAGGCAACATGCATTTTCCGAGTATTGCCAAAGCATTTAAAAGCTAGCTTGGGTAACCTCCATTTCCATTTCATGAAAACTACAATCTGAGTCTTTTTCTTGACCAGTCTTCACACCCCAATGGAGCTTTCTGACTGGctatcttaagctccgccccttgGCTAAAGTTACCGTGTccaacaagcttccaaaatggtgactgaacagaacaggtttgaagtcgattctctatcgcgtattccagataatattgtggtatgtttttgccaattgcatcagacttgtcctgAGAGTTCTACAAagtggtctcaactatttcacgcaaggatatgtacacggaatttagattttggacggagcaggacaatGTCAGacttacagcaaaatgttggcgatcggtgcaaaaaagtttgatgcctcgcaaacttcatattgaaatccaacacgataaaatagtggaatagtactgcgcatgtaaagcacggtgagtactttttgcttggaaagatcacgagtaatatcattggtctttagaagtgagtgtgtgtgtgtattgattCGACTTacctcgtaatggaacccagtgctccgtcttaaaagtccgatgtgatacaaaatgggcaaatagacatttctcttgcgtgacatCGCCCATTTAAGTACCCCTAAACTGACTCTTCGGCAGGCCAGTTATACACtaccaaagtgaaagttgttctctggcaatgtataaagcactgataataatgcaatcaaactcagagaagatacttctccctcacttaccttcgaacatacagccttgtgtttattgGTATTGTCCGCATTTAGTTGCATGTGTGGtcttccacaagccttaattcaccgtagacacttggtcaactttgttttatgctttggaaaatggatcaaCAGAGACCCTCGTAGCCGAGgatatctttcgtcagaatTGCACTTTCCCCAAGTGCATTTGAGcaccattttcttcacattaacttttccaggcgcacgctactgacaacagGCATTGCTTGttggacaacatggcggcaggggcgtgtcaagccaggggtcaagacaacgcggctatctgattcgCTATTACGATAcgaatgattgacaggtcagaaaggtccattccaaTTTAGTGCTTGTAAACAgataaactttgcccctcaATAAGCACCTGCACAAAGCAATTTGTCAACCTCGGAGGAGGTTTAGCCACACCAGCGACCAGACGTAGACGACGTCACGGGAAAAGCCACCCATACAATGTACCGGTACTAAAATTAAACAAGACTATGAAAGTAAAACTCTAAATGAAAAGACACTACAAATATAACCAAGTcaacatttattatatatataaatacataaaatataaactatCAATTTTCAAACAGTTAACAAAATTAGACTGAGAAGATGACGTCGGACATTAACAGGAACTGCATCATTTGATCTGTAAACTTCTTCTCTCATCCACACCACCAGCGAGCTGGCAGTTGTATCATCTCATCACAGGAGCGCTGCGGCATTCAATTTGGGCCATAACATCATAATACACGGACGCTCCAGCTTTGCACTAtcctaaaacttttttttttttttttttttaaatacatttctaaaCGTCACGCTTCATGATAACATTTCTCTGAACCCGGCACCATCAGGATCTTTAGACTCCAGCCATAGCGGTGTGAAATGACATTTCacgttaaaataaaaacaccctgTTCTGCATGCGTGTGACAGTTAAACGCCCTAAGACAGGATGCAAAACGTTAAAAAATGGACTATAAGCATCCGATATTAAGGCGTTGTGAAATTAACCCTGACTTTTgtgaagcacacacacaaaatatcccAAGtatggggaagggggggggggcgcaccgCACAGATCAGGGTCATGGAGTCTCAGTCATGCCGTAGGTGAACTCATACATGGGGTTAGTGACAGTTTTTCCCCGTGGCAGAATTAACATTAAAATACGAGAATATCCCTTTGTGGAGGGTTAAATATAACTTTGGTCATAATTTAaagattgtccttttttttttttttttgctgcaagtAGAAAAACTAAATCAGAGCGAACCGTAGTCCGTCGCCAAATCAGTCATCTTTGTCGTGGTTGGCGTTGCCGTTCATGACGCCGTTGGTGTGGTGGGCCCACGTCTGGGCCTGCAGCACCTTGGGCAGCCGCTTGCCTTTGGTGTAGGCGTGGTACCAGAAGTTGAGgaaaaggaagaggaagatgaggccGTACAGGCCGATGATGTAGATGAAGATGGGGAACTGGTAAGGGCAGTCCCGCATGAAGAAGTACTGCGAGATGTGCGTAGTCACCATCACAAACTGAATCTGGACAAGGAGGGAGGAAATGTAACTTCTTTCACACAAAATGTCCGCCATGAGAGGCAAAAATGAGCTGCCGTTGTCACGGCAGCCGAAGAAGGTACGATAAGAGTCTACGGTGTGTGCTTTCGCACAGATgccccaaaatggctgccaacAGAGCCAGCTGCTGTGTTCGGAATCAGTCCCTCGCCACGACATCGATGGTTCttaaactttttacaccaagtaccaactcaaaaaaataaaaaataaaattgttctccaagttccatcatcatcaccaacaAAATACAGTAGCAATGTACGTATGcctaaaatgttcaaatatgagAAAGTGTATTTCAGTTTGCAATGGTCTGTTTTCTCTTCATAGCTTCGTAACGGGATTGTATTATAGTGCTCCCTGGTggccaaaaagcaaaacaacagaACCAGCAGAACATTTAATTACAACGCACAAGCAGTTTAATTtacatccattgtctgagccacttatcctcacaagggtcgcgggagtgctggagccaatcccagctatgtCTGGGCAGGTCAAAATATAATCTtaaggttgtttttcttttaaagtacAAAATTTTGGCGTGCTATTTTTCTTATACTAATAAATGTGATACCATttccatttaattaaaaaaaaaaaaaatatttaatacgTAAGCGATTAGCATTTCAACCTTGACCACCGATAAAATAAACCTGTAAGCCAAGGTTTGTCATTTGTAGAATAGAAAGGTGGAGCAAAAACATTTATAAGTCTAtaaacatgcatccatccattttgcgagccacttatcctcacgagggttgcggggagtgctggcgcctatcccagctgtcaaagggcaggaggcggggtacaccctgaacggttgccagccaatcgcagggcacagagacaaacagccgcactaacaatctcaatttagagggtccaattcatgtttttgggatgtgggaggaaacccgagtgtccacccagagaaaagccacgcaggcatggagagaacatgcaaactccacacaggcgggtccaggatcgaacccgggacctcagaactgtgaggccaacgctttccagctgatccaccgtgtctaCAAACAGTGCCCTCAATTTATATTTAATCTTGAAAAATAGCTGACGTCGCTTGAAAAACATGTCCATGTTAatctgcagtttaaaaaaagaaaaattgtaaagtttttgtcccccccccccacagcacAAGAAACAGCAACGAGTTGTGGCACAAATCTTTTGATTATTACCACAGCTGGACATGaagtaattaatattttttgtacaACACGCTGAGGTGgaaatattaatttattcaaGCTTCAACATTGCTTCCAGAAAGTGGACAATCTGAGATTGATTTGATTTCTAATTTTGCAAAAGCaatgacaaaaatcaaaagCACACCCGAGTATTTTCATTTCACTGACGAGTGAATTAAATAACCCACAAACTAAGTCGTGATTAGGAAACGAGAATTACTACAAATGACATGTTATTGCTCTCATCCCCTATTGTTTACAAAATATGTATGATGTAATTTGTTTTACAGAACCCAAACAAACATGGAGTGAGAGTAGAGAAAAGCAAATTTAACATACCAGCTGAATGGTGGTCAGGTATTTCTTCCACCAGAGGTACTTTTGGTATTTGGGGCCCAGGGCGGTCAGGCCGTAGTAAGAGTACATCACGACGTGAACGACGCAGTTGAGCATGGCGTGGAAAGTTCCCATACCACCTTGAGGGGGAAGGGGGAAGAAATGCATGCATGATGGTTAAAAACTGCATAATAGCAAAACAAGAGTACAAGACGGGAGATTGTGGTACCTGGAGCAAAGCGCACGCCAAACCACCAGGTGAACGGCATGATGGAGTGATGGTAGACGTGAAGAAATGTCACctggttgtttttcttcctcagtACAAAGAAAACCTACAGGTGGGGGGAAAAGCAGTTTGAGACGCTTGCCAGATTTGTCCTGAGCTCACCGAAGAAGACGTCGTCGTTGCTGCTGCTACTTACTGTGTCGAACATTTCAATGAACTTTGAGAAGTAGTAAAGCCAGCAAGTTGCTGCCATCTAGAGGACAAACACATGAATTCAGTCATTCCAATTGCACACATGAGCGATACAAAACATTTAGTTAGCCTTTATTTACTGCattactgcccccccccccttcccctcatTACATGTCAGGCCGTTTTACTTTATTACTGTGCAGTTTCATTATACAGGACTCATATTTACACTTCTAAAAGGCAGTTATAATTGAAACATTCACTATACAGCTAAAAAGGTTTAAAGAAATAATTGATTTGCGGTGACGGaacaaatggatggatccatgagaatgattgacatctcaattttgaccaatcagtgagtgtcattttctgaactccgcccaAGCTATCCACATCCGGGATCTTTTACCCACAAACGAAGAGCGCGtggttactttaagcctctgcATTGCGTGTAtatagtcctgcttatatccgATTCGGAAATACGGCGCTTCGATGCggctggggaacgtgtaatgagacgagcgctatccagagagattaccGGGAGGATCCCACCCCAAAGCGcaatttagataaatgcaaactGGATTATTTCAACTCAATTAGTTGGTGTCACACCTAGAAAGTCCAACGATGAACATCTGAAATGTTACAAGGGGCTTGCACTAAAAATTGACAAAGACCATCCCATTATTTCAACCTGTtgctcacaggtgtcaaactcaaggcccgggtgccagctctggcccgccgcatgattttatgtggcccgcaatggcaaaatcatgtgcatcaacttctATACATATCATCGATCATtgttaaaaatctgtaccaaaatttctatttgtcatatcataaattatgttaaaaacattacactttacttgattccaaaactagtttataaacttcatgtataaatatgatgaggcggttgtagatttttatggtttcagtcataatgggcCCCTGAAGGAAACtaaaatgtggcccacgacaaaaaatgagttgacACATCTGCTGTAGTTCATATCCGTCCGACAAAGAATCAGTTTTCTTTCCCCTCCTCTCCGTTGGTCGAGCTACAACTACTTCACTCTTCCCCACTGGTTTGATTTTGGACGCTGTGGGTTTATTCCGCTGCTGTGACAGCGACGTGCAGCTTTGCTCACACGGCACGTGAGAAAAGTTATGTAGTTTGAGCCCTTGTAGAGTTCTAAATCAAACTAATATTTAGGgagcacatcaacacattgcagaaactttaacAAGCGTTCCCATTTTTGAAACCTAGCcattatgaatatatccctgttgaaactaattcaggcctttctgtacactctGTCGATATTTCCGATACGACAGGCACAAAGGAAACAAATACTATCGGGAATTCgctctaatgaatcgctcataacgTGCGTCGGCCGCactgcgtccgccattttgattttGACTGGTAGCTTGGGGTGGCTAACAACAGTAACtaagtaggcgtggcttaggcGCCCTGCGCGGATCCATCCATTGAGCGTAAACCTGAAAGTTCTTGTACTGAACGTTGAAAATATGCAGCTGTACTACACTAATGAAGTATTTTCTCCATTGTGTGCACaggtatggaagtagattagtgccacccggatttgaatttgaaatgtaaagtgataacattttcaatagttttatTTCAGTATAACTTTaacgttaacaattcaactggcgacAATacactgtctaaaattcaccgtctgtcaCTAggtagggttacttcaggtcataactgaacacccagccaatccagttacccTTTCTtggtatgtgacgtcacatgactaagaaagcgtaactgcgattggctggctgttctgtCTGagggcacagacggtgaattgtaGCAACGATGGAAaacgtttcaaattcaaatcccggtggcactaatttacttccacgGATGGGGGCTCTAaagaaatgtaatgtaaaatatatttaccCGCATAGCTTGTGGCGACTCCGAGTAATCAACGATGTCACAATGAAAGGAGTATCCCGTTCCCCATCCAGACATGACAAACTACAAAGAAACGTGACAGTTAATTGCAGAGTGTTCGACACGCTTCTCTTTCATCGATATTGCGCaattaaatcaaagaaaaatcaatCACCTTGACACGCGGGTAACTTCGCAACCTTTGGCGACGTCGATGGTGACTCACCTCGTAGCACATGTAGAGCGACAGCGCCACCACGCTGAAGTTGTAGACCACCAGGACCCCTTTGAGGTCGAAGGCTTTGCGCTTCTCCATGATGCGAGGGCCCAGCGACATGACGAAGAAGATGTACGCCATGATGATGACGCTTTGCAGGACCGGAGAGGACATCAACAGCCACTTCTCCGTGCGAGAGTCTGCAACGGGTCAAGCGTTTACTTGACAAGTGGAAACGGTGCAGagtgggggagagggggggacCTACCGGCATTCTGGATGAAGCCATCATACATCAGCGAAGCGGAAGACTTTATATCATACACTTCCATCTTTACCTTGTTAAATGTTCAGCTGAACTGGAGTCGGGGGGGAGGCAGGAAGTCAGTGGAAATGTACAAGTTTACTCCAGAgttataataaaaacaaaaaaaaaaaatttaagcgcatttgtgtattttagcTGAACTGAACAAAGAGACTTCAAGGCAGGACTGTGCGTGCCATGCGGGGCACAAAGCAACGAGTGTATGGGCAGTACAATAAGTGACAGCCTCACAGCAAACAGTgacacatgggggggggggggtgttacaaACATCTTTTCAGAGCGGCAAAATGCTAAGAAAAGGCAGGATATACAGGACAGTATACCAAATCACAGAACGAGTGTAATGTATGGAAGTGGATTaccgccaccaggatttgaatttgaaatgtaaagtgatcacattttcaatacttgCTACAATTCCCTGTCTAAATTTCACCGTTTGTGCCACCGGacagaacacccagccaatcgcagttacgctttccgagtcacgtgacgtcacatgctaagaaagcgtaacgggattggctgggtgttcggttctgaccggAAGTatccctgcctggtggcacagacggtgaattttagacagcgaattgtagcaactattgaaaatgtgttcacATTACATTtcgaattcaaatcctgttttgtgtggcatttcaaattcacatcctggtggcactaatctaacCACAGCCAAATAAAACTTCTCCCTTGTTCTTCGCTTAACACATGAATGTTTACCACTCGGGGAAtaaaagcaaagacaaaaatgactaaaatatgGACATACAAATGTTCCCCGAAACATAACCCAGTTTTATAAATGATTTCCTTAGTATTCAAGTCAAGTCATAATTGCAGGTATGCTAATTAAAGCGCTCATTTCAtggaatgctgcagcttgcaaTTTGCAAGGACAATTTCagggaagggaaggggggggggtccgggGCTGTGACCGTCCTCTTGATTCTCCGCACAggtatttttaattgattactTATTACCTTAGCATCGTTTCATCACGGGTTGCCATGTCAGCAAGCGCAGGAGCCACACGAGAGACCAAATTATTTCGCAAGTCGAGACCGAAATTCTTCTTAATTCAAACTTGTCAGGGTCTGGGCCAAAACCGGTACTGCAAAACTAGCTAGACTTGTTCCCCGCAAGCAAGACCAGTCGCGAGAGAACAATGCCGAGACGACAAGAGAAACCGAACTGAATTCCTTATCAGGAAAACCGACGCAGTAACCTCCgcgggcccaaaaaaaaaaaaaaaaaaaaaagcacgagcGGGGACACAAAATAACAGCGGAAGTAAAAAGGGAgcgacacaaaaataaaatatagccGAACAGGAATTAAAAGACTTTGAGTCGAAATGAGTTTGTGGCTGTGATGCGGTGACGCAACGGGCGGAAAAACGAGTCCGGCAGCCACTTAAAAGTCGACAAATTGTGCctgtgaaaagttgaaaaagcGTTTTACCCGCAGTCCGGTCGTGTAACCAATCGGCAACAAATCCTTTCAGACGTCGAACTGCGGTTTCAGatgaaggaagggagggaggggggcgggaaagcgatagaaaaataaataaaa
Proteins encoded in this window:
- the elovl7a gene encoding elongation of very long chain fatty acids protein 7a — translated: MEVYDIKSSASLMYDGFIQNADSRTEKWLLMSSPVLQSVIIMAYIFFVMSLGPRIMEKRKAFDLKGVLVVYNFSVVALSLYMCYEFVMSGWGTGYSFHCDIVDYSESPQAMRMAATCWLYYFSKFIEMFDTVFFVLRKKNNQVTFLHVYHHSIMPFTWWFGVRFAPGGMGTFHAMLNCVVHVVMYSYYGLTALGPKYQKYLWWKKYLTTIQLIQFVMVTTHISQYFFMRDCPYQFPIFIYIIGLYGLIFLFLFLNFWYHAYTKGKRLPKVLQAQTWAHHTNGVMNGNANHDKDD